In one Amaranthus tricolor cultivar Red isolate AtriRed21 chromosome 8, ASM2621246v1, whole genome shotgun sequence genomic region, the following are encoded:
- the LOC130821563 gene encoding uncharacterized protein LOC130821563, whose product MEDKTNLVVRRALQARVEEPLAPQRQHIFITKCKVGGEVCDLIIDGGSEANTVSKTLVSRLGLTTTNHPHPYKLSWLDSNSSTGVRKQCMVSFSIGSYHDSQLCDVVSMDACHILLGRPWQMDRKDFEDVFPDELPIGLPPLRGIEHQIDLIPGAPLPNKPAYRCNPLETKELQRQIEELMGMGYVRESMSPCAVPALLVPKKDGTWRMCIDSDGVKVDPSKVEAIQSWPSSKTLTEVRSFHGLASFYRRFIRNFSTLMAPITECTKKGSFEWTPQAQKAFEEIKEKMCNTPILALPDFSKPFEVECDASGKAIGAVLIQEGRPIDYFSEKLSQGKLNYSTYDKEFYAMVRALDHWSHYLRPQPFILHSDHESLRFIHGQKKLNSRHAKLVEFLQTFNFSSKYKSGKANVVADALSRRHDGFLFKENRLCIPKCPIRSLLIHEVHGGGLAGHVGIQKTMELLQAHFYWPKMLATVHHVVSRCSTCQRAKMVFHKGLYKPLPVPERPWEDISMDFIVALPRTQRGKDSIMVVVDRFSKMAHFIPCHKTEDAMKVAKLYFEEVVRFHGVPRTIVSDRDTKFLSHFWKSLWRLMGTKLLFSTSHHPQTDGQTEVVNRVLGSLLRTLVNKSTKDWDVKLGHAEFAYNRTPSATTKYSPFEVVYGVNPYVPIDLIYFGDLVWIYMRKERFPSQRKNKLMPRAEGPFEVVEKINDNAYKVDLGGSLINHTHGSPKCFTNKPSGTQNRPRSHFLDFPMLMTEALCLPCMITLRYSQCKDVLSLDCIATLRIRVAISHSDLHDATHPEDTPSIPRSLQSPRKQESPKQTKKGTEESPKQPRKGTGQTQGTVRESDDQVTLMHCLRINHELPEGDQGGYSNCIHGPSHQGPRTLLTITMEDGGTSASFQSVPTRFKSRQSLKLD is encoded by the exons ATGGAGGACAAAACCAATCTGGTTGTTAGGAGGGCTTTACAAGCACGTGTGGAGGAGCCTTTGGCACCACAAAgacaacacattttcatcaccaaatgcAAGGTTGGTGGCGAGGTATGTGATTTAATTATAGATGGGGGTAGTGAGGCAAATACTGTGTCAAAAACTTTAGTGTCTAGACTTGGTCTTACAACCACTAACCATCCACATCCTtacaagttgagttggttagattcAAATTCTAGTACGGGGGTTAGAAAACAATGCATGGTTAGTTTTTCTATTGGTTCCTATCATGATAGTCAATTGTGTGATGTTGTGtcaatggatgcttgtcatattCTACTTGGTAGGCCATGGCAAATGGATAGA AAGGATTTTGAGGATGTCTTTCCAGATGAATTACCTATTGGGTTACCACCCTTGAGAGGAATTGAGCATCAAATTGATCTCATTCCAGGCGCACCTTTACCAAATAAACCTGCCTATAGATGTAACCCTTTAGAAACTAAGGAGTTACAACGTCAAATAGAAGAGTTGATGGGTATGGGTTATGTTCGAGAGTCTATGAGTCCGTGTGCTGTTCCTGCTCTTTTGGTTCCAAAAAAGGATGGTACTTGGCGTATGTGCATTGATA GTGATGGCGTGAAGGTTGATCCAAGCAAGGTTGAAGCAATTCAATCATGGCCTAGTTCTAAAACACTCACGGAGGTCCGTTCTTTCCATGGGCTAGCTTCCTTTTATAGGAGGTTCATTCGGAATTTTAGCACTCTCATGGCTCCCATAACCGAGTGCACAAAGAAGGGTTCGTTTGAATGGACTCCACAAGCTCAAAAGGCATttgaagaaatcaaagagaAGATGTGCAACACACCTATCCTAGCACTCCCAGATTTTTCAAAGCCATTTGAAGTTGAATGTGACGCAAGTGGGAAAGCGATTGGTGCCGTGTTGATTCAAGAGGGGCGTCCAATTGATTACTTTAGTGAGAAGTTGAGTCAAGGCAAGctgaattattccacctatgataaagagttctatgcaatggtaagagctctagatcattggtcacattatttgagaccacaaccgttcatacttcattcGGATCATGAGTCCTTGAGGTTTATTCATGGGCAAAAGAAGTTGAATTCAAGGCATGCAAAATTGGTAGAATTTCtgcaaacatttaacttttcatCCAAATACAAGAGTGGAAAGGCAaatgttgttgcggatgccttatctagaagGC atgatggttttcttttcaaggaaaatagattatgcattcctaagtgtccaattagaagtttgttgattcatgaagttcatggaggaggtctggctggtcacgttgggattcaaaagacaatggagcttcttcaagctcacttttATTGGCCCAAGATGTTAGCCACGGTTCATCATGTGGTTAGTcgttgctctacttgtcaaagggcaaaaatggtgttccataagggtctttacaagcctttgccagttcccgagagaccttgggaagatattagtatggattttattgtagctttacctagaactcaaaggggtaaagattcaataatggtggttgttgataggttctcaaaaatggctcacttcattccatgtcataaaactgaagatgccatgaaagtggctaagctatattttgaggaagtggttcgttttcatggggtgccacgcaccattgtgtctgatcgagatacaaagttcctaagtcatttttggaagtcattatggcgtctcatgggaactaagttgctgttttctacatcacatcatccacaaaccgacGGTCAAACCGAGGTGGTGAATAGAGTGCTTGGTTCTTTGCTTAGAACCTTGGTTAATAAGAGCACcaaggattgggatgttaagcttggtcatgccgagtttgcttacaataggactcctagtgctactacaaagtattcaccttttgaagtagtctacggggttaatccctatgttcctattgatcttatatatt ttggtgacttagtgtggatttacatgaggaaagaaaggtttcctagtcaaaggaaaaacaagctcatgccaagagctgaaggtccatttgaagtagtggaaaagatcaatgacaatgcatacaaggttgatttgggtggaAG CTTAATCAATCACACACACGGAAGTCCAAAATGCTTCACAAACAAACCCTCAGGCACTCAAAACAGACCAAGAAGTCACTTTCTTGATTTTCCGATGTTGATGACTGAGGCACTTTGTCTGCCTTGTATGATTACTCTACGATATTCACAATGCAAGGATGTTTTAAGCCTTGATTGTATTGCTACCTTGAGAATACGAGTTGCTAT CTCCCATTCTGATCTTCATGATGCCACTCATCCTGAGGATACTCCAAGCATACCAAGATCATTACAATCCCCAAGAAAACAAGAGAGCCCCAAGCAAACGAAGAAGGGAACAGAAGAGAGCCCCAAGCAACCAAGGAAGGGAACAGGACAAACACAAGGCACTGTTCGAGAATCTGACGACCAAGTCACCTTGATGCACTGCCTGAGGATTAACCACGAGCTTCCAGAGGGTGACCAAGGTGGATATAGCAACTGTATACATGGGCctagccatcaagggcctaggaccCTACTGACAATCACCATGGAAGACGGAGGGACCAGTGCAAG TTTTCAATCAGTTCCAACACGATTCAAGAGTAGACAATCTCTGAAGCTAGATTAA